A stretch of Colletotrichum lupini chromosome 2, complete sequence DNA encodes these proteins:
- a CDS encoding WD domain-containing protein, whose translation MLLAQLREVHRGLSPPQSNQSAIGGKCSETRPLPPSHHQRQPSAKEGSQSHYLSKGYNGYSKVASTSYCSTTAGNPSDNAIFAPKHSNPPLWCWLRLRLCQPTASARLQLNQHQQRISKPTVQITAIEIERTRERQEHQTFYSTDAPFESAAIKNTPIPSYYEQTFATYTIYIVLRISLDPASDEPRPHPPTTSHTTSITTPTPSKATTVHCDHDTFLPSSLLQLRSPRLNLVAPLPLLFVAIGQQDLTLSSLRRQTNPSQSAGQQGREQKKKASRRLPPLRADHSTPPPPADESPGAQPAKPASSLNTNARARLRQTALELRALCANSIRNDTPQNQSESVPADRPGHPSWAAAQRTYTQTPHTLFPPKKIHANPLPVPVTPGLSPQSSYPKSTFPWLARHRQVLSPHQHPKRPSATTVTLSLPPRVTHCTAVFLIVHLPYRRPRHQQTQPNGFRLAPDDLTPFTPTVLTSTVPDPRSLNLNLNMGLDHNLDTNNSSPSHRHDELASTSPSSDYFKNTPTFTATADVNSTPLSSSTSHHNHNHTLAPNAAAAANDVTTVNHPSRDNCDRRRPDEGEVSKFPANMPTQLVGQTVTPFLREHIPGIYAPIGKPDVQNENNNSLIQKRDPTNSKFCYRHRPDAKCRRAADESKMVLIQSELDKLPSADQQAITHVWSLFSAAPAKHRDLMLQGIITQCCFPQLSTVSREVHEQLKIDFMAALPTEISYKVLGYLDTVSLCKAAQVSRRWRDLADDDVVWHRMCEQHIDRKCTKCGFGLPLLERKRLRDWNKQKELAEARSLQQDAAVQEVEEVEKTPTASSPNANKKRELVVLDDSRKRACLSDPGEPMAPKAGADKERERLIRPWKSVYRDRFRVGFNWKYGRCHIKTFKGHDNGVTCLQFDDEILATGSYDAKIKIWNIETGEEIRTLSGHTMGIRTLKFVGNKLFSGSLDHTVKVWNWQTGDCISTLRGHSEGVITVDFDGKYLASGSIDKSIKIFNFDSKETFCLRGHEDWVNHVRLDPGSQTLFSASDDCTVRLWDLRNKTCIKTFEGHMGQVQQILLMPEDFEPDEEALAGDGADNVSVHSGSGRSTTPTAFANVASILGSSFGGGDSGSPPEDDRTSFGCAFNSDPTRQLPPRYMLTAGLDNTVKVWNIHTGKCLRTMFGHVEGIWGLVGDTLRIVTGANDSMVKVWEPKSGKCERTFTGHSGPVTCVGLTDSRMASGSEDGEVRLYSFEAEAPLLEECGTPA comes from the exons ATGTTGCTAGCACAGTTGAGGGAGGTGCATCGCGGG TTGTCTCCCCCGCAATCTAATCAGTCGGCTATCGGAGGCAAGTGCAGCGAGACCCGTCCGCTGCCGCCTTCCCACCACCAGCGACAACCGTCTGCCAAAGAGGGCAGCCAATCACATTACCTCTCTAAAGGGTATAATGGGTACTCCAAAGTAGCGAGCACGTCTTA TTGCTCAACCACCGCTGGTAATCCTAGCGATAACGCCATTTTCGCCCCAAAGCACTCAAACCCGCCTCTTTGGTGCTGGCTCCGTCTACGGCTTTGCCAACCAACTGCCTCTGCCCGCCTTCAGCTCAACCAGCACCAGCAACGAATCTCAAAGCCTACCGTACAGATCACTGCAATAGAGATAGAAAGGACGAGAGAAAGACAAGAGCATCAAACCTTTTATTCCACCGACGCCCCTTTCGAATCAGCCGCTATTAAGAACACACCGATCCCTTCCTACTACGAACAAACATTCGCAACCTACACTATCTACATAGTACTTCGAATATCTCTCGATCCAGCCTCGGACGAACCCAGACCGCACCCTCCCACAACCTCACACACTACTTCGATCACGACACCGACACCCTCAAAGGCGACGACGGTGCACTGCGACCACGATACTTTCCTCCCTTCCTCCCTCCTTCAACTCCGTTCGCCTCGTCTGAACCTTGTCGCACCCCTCCCCTTACTGTTCGTAGCTATCGGGCAACAAGACCTTACCCTCTCCTCTCTCCGCCGCCAAACAAATCCGTCGCAATCAGCAGGCCAACAAGGACGAGAACAGAAGAAGAAAGCATCTAGACGACTTCCACCGCTGCGCGCAGACCACAGCACCCCTCCTCCCCCGGCCGACGAATCACCAGGGGCTCAACCTGCCAAACCTGCCTCGAGTCTCAACACAAACGCCCGCGCGCGACTTCGACAAACTGCACTCGAATTGCGTGCCCTCTGTGCAAATTCCATCCGCAACGACACCCCTCAGAACCAGTCGGAATCCGTTCCTGCAGATCGTCCGGGGCATCCATCTTGGGCAGCTGCTCAGAGAACCTATACTCAGACACCCCATACTCTTTTTCCACCAAAAAAGATACACGCCAATCCTCTTCCAGTACCTGTGACGCCAGGTCTCTCTCCACAAAGTTCCTACCCGAAATCGACCTTCCCCTGGCTCGCACGCCATCGCCAGGTCCTCTCGCCTCACCAACACCCAAAACGCCCATCGGCCACGACTGTCACTCTGTCACTCCCTCCCCGTGTCACTCACTGTacc GCTGTGTTCCTCATTGTACACCTCCCCTACCGCCGCCCGCGACACCAACAAACCCAACCGAACGGCTTCCGTCTCGCCCCGGATGATTTGACACCATTCACCCCAACTGTTCT CACGTCAACCGTCCCGGATCCCCGGAGCCTGAACCTAAACTTGAACATGGGCCTCGACCACAACCTCGACACCAATAACTCGTCGCCCAGTCACCGCCATGACGAGCTCGCCTCGACTTCTCCTTCCTCTGACTACTTCAAGAACACACCGACTTTCACCGCTACTGCCGACGTAAACTCCACACCACTCTCCTCCTCTACCTCCCATCACAACCACAACCACACACTTGCTCCCaacgccgctgccgccgccaacGATGTGACTACTGTGAACCATCCATCCAGAGACAACTGCGACAGACGGAGACCTGACGAAGGAGAAGTCTCAAAGTTCCCCGCGAACATGCCTACCCAGCTCGTCGGCCAGACAGTTACCCCCTTCCTCCGAGAACACATCCCCGGCATCTACGCTCCCATCGGCAAACCCGATGTCCAAAACGAAAACAACAATTCCCTCATCCAGAAGCGAGACCCTACCAACAGCAAGTTCTGTTATCGTCACCGCCCCGACGCAAAGTGTCGTCGCGCGGCCGATGAGTCCAAGATGGTCTTGATTCAAAGT GAACTCGATAAGCTGCCGTCTGCCGATCAGCAAGCCATCACACACGTGTGGTCCCTCTTCTCCGCCGCCCCCGCCAAGCACCGCGACCTCATGCTGCAGGGTATCATCACTCAATGCTGCTTCCCTCAACTATCCACCGTTTCCCGAGAAGTACACGAACAGCTCAAGATCGACTTCATGGCTGCGCTGCCGACCGAGATCTCATACAAGGTTCTCGGCTACCTCGATACTGTCTCCCTCTGCAAGGCCGCTCAAGTCAGCCGAAGGTGGCGGGACCTCGCCGACGACGACGTTGTCTGGCACCGCATGTGCGAGCAACATATTGACCGCAAGTGTACCAAGTGCGGCTTCGGCCTTCCCCTCCTGGAGCGTAAGAGGCTACGAGACTGGAACAAGCAAAAGGAACTCGCCGAAGCTAGGAGCCTGCAACAGGATGCTGCCGTACAAGAGGTCGAAGAGGTTGAAAAGACCCCGACAGCCTCGTCGCCCAACGCCAACAAGAAGCGAGAACTAGTTGTCCTCGACGACAGCCGAAAGCGTGCTTGCCTGAGCGACCCGGGCGAGCCCATGGCACCCAAAGCCGGAGCAGACAAGGAGCGAGAACGTCTCATTCGGCCGTGGAAGAGTGTCTACCGTGATCGTTTCAGGGTTGGCTTCAACTGGAAGTACGGTCGATGCCACATCAAAACCTTCAAAGGACACGACAACGGCGTGACCTGCTTGCAATTCGACGACGAGATTCTTGCCACGGGATCCTACGACGCCAAGATCAAGATTTGGAACATTGAGACGGGAGAGGAGATTCGCACTCTGAGCGGGCATACGATGGGCATCCGTACCCTCAAGTTTGTCGGCAACAAGCTCTTCAGTGGTAGCTTGGATCACACAGTCAAGGTGTGGAACTGGCAGACGGGTGACTGCATCAGCACGCTACGTGGCCACAGCGAAGGTGTCATCACGGTCGACTTTGATGGAAAGTACCTCGCATCGGGTTCCATCGACAAGTCGATTAAGATCTTCAACTTTGACAGCAAGGAAACGTTCTGCCTCCGTGGCCACGAGGACTGGGTCAACCACGTCCGCCTGGACCCTGGATCGCAGACGCTCTTCTCAGCCTCGGATGATTGCACTGTACGACTTTGGGATCTGCGGAACAAGACATGCATCAAGACCTTCGAGGGCCACATGGGTCAAGTGCAGCAGATTCTGTTGATGCCGGAAGACTTTGAGCCCGATGAAGAGGCACTCGCTGGTGATGGCGCCGATAATGTGTCAGTTCACAGCGGCAGCGGCCGGAGCACGACGCCGACGGCGTTTGCCAACGTGGCGTCGATTCTCGGCTCTTCTTTCGGCGGAGGGGATTCCGGTTCCCCACCGGAGGACGACCGGACGTCGTTTGGTTGCGCCTTCAACTCGGACCCCACCCGGCAGCTGCCGCCCCGCTATATGCTCACCGCCGGTCTCGACAACACGGTCAAGGTGTGGAACATTCACACTGGCAAATGCCTCCGCACCATGTTCGGTCACGTCGAAGGTATCTGGGGCCTCGTCGGTGATACTTTGCGTATTGTCACCGGCGCCAACGACTCCATGGTCAAGGTTTGGGAGCCCAAGAGCGGCAAGTGTGAGCGCACCTTCACTGGCCACTCTGGCCCCGTCACCTGTGTGGGCTTGACCGACAGTCGCATGGCCAGCGGAAGTGAAGACGGCGAGGTGCGCCTGTACAGCTTCGAGGCAGAAGCACCTCTCCTCGAGGAATGTGGTACTCCAGCATAA